A stretch of Anas platyrhynchos isolate ZD024472 breed Pekin duck chromosome 29, IASCAAS_PekinDuck_T2T, whole genome shotgun sequence DNA encodes these proteins:
- the ATP5F1D gene encoding ATP synthase subunit delta, mitochondrial codes for MLSARRLLRLAALPPPWARSYAEPAAGPAAMAFTFASPTQVFYNGAAVRQVDVPTLTGSFGILAAHVPTLQVLKPGVVTVYGEDGTATKYFVSSGSVTVNADSTVQVLAEEAVTMDMLDLATAKSNLEKAISEVAAASDEAAKAEAQIKVEANEALVKALE; via the exons atgttgagcgcccgcCGCCTCCTGCGCCTCgccgcgctgccgccgccctgGGCCCGCTCCTACGCCGAGCCCGCGGCCGGCCCGGCCGCCATGGCCTTCACCTTCGCCTCCCCCACGCAG gTGTTCTATAACGGCGCGGCCGTGAGGCAGGTGGACGTGCCCACCCTCACCGGCTCCTTCGGCATCCTGGCGGCTCACGTCCCCACGCTGCAGGTCCTCAAGCCCGGAGTGGTGACGGTGTACGGCGAGGACGGGACGGCCACCAAGTACTTCG TGAGCAGCGGCTCCGTCACGGTGAACGCGGACTCCACGGTGCAGGTGCTGGCGGAGGAGGCGGTGACGATGGACATGCTGGACCTGGCC ACTGCTAAATCAAACCTGGAGAAGGCCATTTCCGAGGTGGCTGCTGCGTCCGACGAAGCTGCTAAAGCAGAAGCTCAGATTAAAGTCGAAGCCAACGAAGCCCTTGTGAAAGCCCTGGAGTAA